TGGAAGACGGAACTGCTGATGATTAATGAAGTCCTGGACGAAGCCGAGGAGGAGCAGATAACAAAGCCGCCCGTGAAAAAGTGGGTAGATGATCTCCGAGACTTGGCCTACGACATGGAGGATGTGCTGGATGAGTTCGCCACCGAGGAGTTGCGACGCAGGTTGATGGCAGATCGTCCTCATCAGGTGGCCACCACAAGTAAGGTAAGGAGCCTCATCCCGACTTGCTTTGCTGGTTTCAATCCTGTTAGTGAAGTAAAGTTTAATATGGAGATGGGCTCCAAGATCAAGGAAATCACTGGGCGGTTAGGCGATATTTCAAGGCGGAAGGCTGAGCTGGGTTTGAAAGGTTTGGGAAAGTTCGCATCTGGAGCAGCGGCTTCTACTTGGAAACGACGGACCAGTACGTCCTTGATTAATGAACCTGTTCACGGCAGGGATGAAGATAAAAAGGTTATTATTGAGATGCTGTTGAAGGATGAAGCAGGTGAAAGCAACTTTGGGGTCATTCCCATTGTTGGCTTAGGTGGGATGGGGAAAACTACACTCGCCCAGTTCATATACAAGGATGATGAGATAGTGGAGCATTTTGAGCCAAGGGCGTGGGTGTGTGTATCGGATGAGAGCGATGTTGAGAATTTAACAAAGAAGATTCTCAATGCCGTCTCTCCGGCTGAAATTCGTGATGGGGATGACTTTAATCAAGTGCAACTCAAGCTAAGCAAGAGTCTGGCGGCTGGAAAAAGGTTTTTGCTAGTTTTAGACGATGTGTGGAACATTAAAAGCTACGAGCAATGGAATCAGCTGCGTGCCCCATTCAAGTCTGGGAAAGGAGGAAGTAAAATCGTTGTAACAACACGAGATACAAATGTTGCATCACTGATGAGAGCAGACAATTATCACCATTTTCTCAGGCCTTTATCTCATGATGATTGTTGGTCGGTGTTTGTGGAGCATGCCTTTGAAAGTAAAAATGTTGATGAACATCCGAATCTGAAATCCATTGGTGAAAAGATAGTACAAAAATGCAGTGGCTTACCCTTAGCAGCAAAGATGGTCGGTGGACTTTTACGCTCCAAATTACAAGTTGAAGCATGGAAACGTGTATTGGATAGCAACATTTGGAATACCAGTGAATGCGGTATTGTCCCCATATTAAGATTAAGCTATCAACATCTGTCTCCACATTTAAAGAGATGTTTTGCTTATTGTGCATTGTTTCCTAAGGATTATGAATTTGAGGAGAAGCAGTTAATTTTACTATGGATGGCCGAAGGTTTAATTCATCAAGCAAAAGGAGATAATCGGCAAATAGAAGATTCAGGTACTgattattttaatgaattgttatCCAGATGTTTCTTCCAACCATCAAATAATCGTCAATTACGATTTGTGATGCATGACTTGATCAATGATCTAGCTCAAGATGTTGCCGCAGAAATATGCTTCACTTTAGAGAATGTAGATAAAATTTCTAAAAGCACTCGTCATTTGTCGTTCATGTGTAGCGAGTACGAtgtgtttaaaaaatttgaagtttgtGAGCAAATGGAGCAATTACGAACATTTTTTGCTCTACCAATCAACATAGATAATGAGAAGCAATGCTACTTGAGTGCTAAGGTGTTTCATTACTTGTTGCCAAAGTTGAGACACTTAAGGGTGCTCTCTTTGAGTTGTTATGAGATCAATGAGTTACCGGATTCAATTGGTGATTTAAAACATTTACGATACCTTAATTTATCTCACACTGCACTCAAAAGGTTGCCTGAAACAATAAGTAGTCTTTACAATTTACAATCATTGATATTATGCGATTGTAGAAAACTCGTGAAGTTACCTACTGACATTGTGAATTTAATCAATCTTCGACACCTTGATATTAGTGGTTCAACTTTGTTGAAAGAGATGCCTCCACAAATTAGCAAGTTGATAAATTTGCAAACGTTGACTAAGTTTATTCTGAGCGAAGGTAGTGGGTCACAAATAATAGAATTGAAGAATTTATTGAATCTTCGAGGGGAGCTTGCCATTGTAACATAAAGGAGAGACCCAGTATTGTTGATACAAGAGATGTGAGACATGTTAATTTAAAGGAGAGACCCAGTATTGAAGAGATAATAATGGTGTGGAGCAAGGATTTTGGTAATTCAAGGAATGAAAGTGATGAAAAAGAGGTTCTTAAGTTGTTGGAACCTCATGAAAGTTTGAAAAAACTCGCTATTGC
Above is a genomic segment from Vitis riparia cultivar Riparia Gloire de Montpellier isolate 1030 chromosome 7, EGFV_Vit.rip_1.0, whole genome shotgun sequence containing:
- the LOC117918945 gene encoding putative disease resistance RPP13-like protein 1 isoform X1, producing the protein MEVVGESVLAAAVQVLFGKLASPDLLKFARQEEVIAELEGWKTELLMINEVLDEAEEEQITKPPVKKWVDDLRDLAYDMEDVLDEFATEELRRRLMADRPHQVATTSKVRSLIPTCFAGFNPVSEVKFNMEMGSKIKEITGRLGDISRRKAELGLKGLGKFASGAAASTWKRRTSTSLINEPVHGRDEDKKVIIEMLLKDEAGESNFGVIPIVGLGGMGKTTLAQFIYKDDEIVEHFEPRAWVCVSDESDVENLTKKILNAVSPAEIRDGDDFNQVQLKLSKSLAAGKRFLLVLDDVWNIKSYEQWNQLRAPFKSGKGGSKIVVTTRDTNVASLMRADNYHHFLRPLSHDDCWSVFVEHAFESKNVDEHPNLKSIGEKIVQKCSGLPLAAKMVGGLLRSKLQVEAWKRVLDSNIWNTSECGIVPILRLSYQHLSPHLKRCFAYCALFPKDYEFEEKQLILLWMAEGLIHQAKGDNRQIEDSGTDYFNELLSRCFFQPSNNRQLRFVMHDLINDLAQDVAAEICFTLENVDKISKSTRHLSFMCSEYDVFKKFEVCEQMEQLRTFFALPINIDNEKQCYLSAKVFHYLLPKLRHLRVLSLSCYEINELPDSIGDLKHLRYLNLSHTALKRLPETISSLYNLQSLILCDCRKLVKLPTDIVNLINLRHLDISGSTLLKEMPPQISKLINLQTLTKFILSEGSGSQIIELKNLLNLRGELAIVT
- the LOC117918945 gene encoding putative disease resistance RPP13-like protein 1 isoform X3, yielding MEVVGESVLAAAVQVLFGKLASPDLLKFARQEEVIAELEGWKTELLMINEVLDEAEEEQITKPPVKKWVDDLRDLAYDMEDVLDEFATEELRRRLMADRPHQVATTSKVRSLIPTCFAGFNPVSEVKFNMEMGSKIKEITGRLGDISRRKAELGLKGLGKFASGAAASTWKRRTSTSLINEPVHGRDEDKKVIIEMLLKDEAGESNFGVIPIVGLGGMGKTTLAQFIYKDDEIVEHFEPRAWVCVSDESDVENLTKKILNAVSPAEIRDGDDFNQVQLKLSKSLAAGKRFLLVLDDVWNIKSYEQWNQLRAPFKSGKGGSKIVVTTRDTNVASLMRADNYHHFLRPLSHDDCWSVFVEHAFESKNVDEHPNLKSIGEKIVQKCSGLPLAAKMVGGLLRSKLQVEAWKRVLDSNIWNTSECGIVPILRLSYQHLSPHLKRCFAYCALFPKDYEFEEKQLILLWMAEGLIHQAKGDNRQIEDSGMLPCLIPSFLGILPSAWKYVLQKS
- the LOC117918945 gene encoding putative disease resistance RPP13-like protein 1 isoform X4, which produces MEVVGESVLAAAVQVLFGKLASPDLLKFARQEEVIAELEGWKTELLMINEVLDEAEEEQITKPPVKKWVDDLRDLAYDMEDVLDEFATEELRRRLMADRPHQVATTSKVRSLIPTCFAGFNPVSEVKFNMEMGSKIKEITGRLGDISRRKAELGLKGLGKFASGAAASTWKRRTSTSLINEPVHGRDEDKKVIIEMLLKDEAGESNFGVIPIVGLGGMGKTTLAQFIYKDDEIVEHFEPRAWVCVSDESDVENLTKKILNAVSPAEIRDGDDFNQVQLKLSKSLAAGKRFLLVLDDVWNIKSYEQWNQLRAPFKSGKGGSKIVVTTRDTNVASLMRADNYHHFLRPLSHDDCWSVFVEHAFESKNVDEHPNLKSIGEKIVQKCSGLPLAAKMVGGLLRSKLQVEAWKRVLDSNIWNTSECGL
- the LOC117918945 gene encoding putative disease resistance RPP13-like protein 1 isoform X2 — its product is MEVVGESVLAAAVQVLFGKLASPDLLKFARQEEVIAELEGWKTELLMINEVLDEAEEEQITKPPVKKWVDDLRDLAYDMEDVLDEFATEELRRRLMADRPHQVATTSKIKEITGRLGDISRRKAELGLKGLGKFASGAAASTWKRRTSTSLINEPVHGRDEDKKVIIEMLLKDEAGESNFGVIPIVGLGGMGKTTLAQFIYKDDEIVEHFEPRAWVCVSDESDVENLTKKILNAVSPAEIRDGDDFNQVQLKLSKSLAAGKRFLLVLDDVWNIKSYEQWNQLRAPFKSGKGGSKIVVTTRDTNVASLMRADNYHHFLRPLSHDDCWSVFVEHAFESKNVDEHPNLKSIGEKIVQKCSGLPLAAKMVGGLLRSKLQVEAWKRVLDSNIWNTSECGIVPILRLSYQHLSPHLKRCFAYCALFPKDYEFEEKQLILLWMAEGLIHQAKGDNRQIEDSGTDYFNELLSRCFFQPSNNRQLRFVMHDLINDLAQDVAAEICFTLENVDKISKSTRHLSFMCSEYDVFKKFEVCEQMEQLRTFFALPINIDNEKQCYLSAKVFHYLLPKLRHLRVLSLSCYEINELPDSIGDLKHLRYLNLSHTALKRLPETISSLYNLQSLILCDCRKLVKLPTDIVNLINLRHLDISGSTLLKEMPPQISKLINLQTLTKFILSEGSGSQIIELKNLLNLRGELAIVT